One stretch of Rhinatrema bivittatum chromosome 8, aRhiBiv1.1, whole genome shotgun sequence DNA includes these proteins:
- the LOC115097593 gene encoding lysophosphatidic acid receptor 1-like: MNSTLNCSRTSENDSGIWNSHVVLALGIPQMTIGLMSIISNLIVVIAIVSSRAVHRSIFILFCNLAISDILVGSSGLWIAVLFIRDPQSTITGSSGLLKAYVFYVISILSTVYNLVGIAIERYLAVTDSLRMKCRVSRKQTLSGALINWALAIIFGCLPLTGWHCLDSFDNMSTLYSPFCIDYLIFVTIPNCILAIFLPLFTYIGIIVILRKQKSSMGTLEQLNTTYKIAEANVARTCIFIWILTMISYIPLFGGVLWDETNVVCPQSLNIDAFIFRNLSAMMITLNSLSNPIIYSLRVKSLGNNFIFFKCHSSNRIDVQIIEHV, encoded by the coding sequence ATGAACTCCACTCTGAACTGCAGCCGCACAAGTGAAAATGACTCGGGCATCTGGAATTCACATGTAGTCCTGGCTCTGGGAATCCCTCAGATGACCATCGGTTTGATGTCCATAATATCCAACCTTATAGTAGTCATCGCCATAGTGTCTTCCAGAGCTGTGCATCGCTCTATTTTTATCCTTTTCTGCAATCTGGCCATCTCAGATATCCTGGTAGGCTCCTCCGGTCTTTGGATAGCcgtgctgttcatcagagacccACAAAGCACCATTACAGGATCCTCTGGCCTTCTCAAAGCTTATGTGTTTTATGTCATCTCCATACTGTCCACTGTCTATAATCTAGTGGGCATTGCCATTGAACGTTATTTGGCAGTGACAGACAGCCTGAGGATGAAGTGCAGGGTTTCCAGAAAGCAAACTCTGTCAGGAGCTTTGATAAACTGGGCCTTGGCCATCATTTTTGGTTGCTTGCCTCTTACCGGATGGCATTGTTTGGACTCATTCGACAACATGTCTACCCTTTACAGCCCTTTCTGCATTGACTATTTGATTTTTGTCACCATTCCgaattgcattttggctattTTTTTGCCCTTGTTCACCTACATTGGCATCATTGTCATACTGAGGAAACAGAAATCGAGTATGGGAACACTTGAGCAGTTAAACaccacttacaaaatagcagAGGCAAATGTGGCCAGGACCTGCATTTTCATCTGGATTCTGACCATGATTTCCTATATCCCCTTGTTTGGTGGTGTCTTGTGGGACGAAACCAATGTTGTATGCCCACAGTCTCTCAACATCGATGCCTTTATCTTCCGAAATCTCAGTGCCATGATGATCACACTGAATTCTTTGAGCAATCCAATCATCTACAGCCTCCGGGTCAAATCGCTGGGCaataatttcatattttttaagtGCCACTCTAGCAATCGCATTGATGTGCAAATCATAGAGCATGTTTGA